CCGCCCCGGCCGAGGGTGGTGATCTCCTTGGTGTCCTGGCTGACGCCCTGGAAACCGGCGACGATCACGATGTGGCCGTCCCCGAGCGCGCTCGTGATCCGCCCGGGGGTGACGTCGATGATGCGGGCCTTGCCGTGCACCTCGTCGGTGATGACGCCCGCCTGTGAGCCGGTGAAGGAGCGGGCGGTGTGGCCCAGGTTCGCGATCGCCATCGCGACCAGCGCCATCGAGATGCGCTCCCCTGCGGTGAGGAGCATGTCCATCTCGCGGGCGGGCGGCAGCGGGGTGACCTCCTGGGCGAGGTCGAGCAGCTCGTCGGTGGTGTCACCCATGGCCGACACGACGACGCACACGTCGTTGCCCGCCTTGCGGGTCTCCACGATCCGCCGGGCGACGCGCTTGATGCTCTCGGCGTCGGCCAGGGACGAACCGCCGTACTTCTGGACGACAAGGCTCAACTGACTGCTCCGGTTCGGGTGGGTGCGGAGCGGCCAGTCTAACGACCGCCCGAGCCGTGAGACGCCCCTGCCGTATGCCGGACAGCCGGCTCCCAGCCCAGCCGGGCCAGCGCTGGTCCGGCCCCACCCCCCCGCGCCGAGATGACCCCAGCCCCACGACACGCCGAGGGAGCCAGTGACGCGGATCCATCTCGGCGAGGTGGAGGGGGCCGCTAGCCTGCGCAGATGCTGCGCGAGGGGGACCCTGCGAGGGGGATCGAGGTCGACGGCGTGCGCCGCGCCTTCGGCGACGTCCTCGCCGTCGACGACATCAGCCTCACGGCCCGACCGGGTGAGGTGACCGCGCTGATCGGGCCCAACGGCGCCGGCAAGACCACGCTGCTGCTCATGCTGGCGACGCTGCTCGTGCCCGACCGGGGCAGCATCCGCATCGACGGGCACGACCCGGTCACCGCCCCGGCCGAGGTCCGGGCACGGGTCGGCTGGATGCCCGACGGCTTCGGCACCTGGGACTCGCTGACGGTGCGCGAGGTGCTCGAGACCATCGCCGCGGCATACCGGATCCCGGCGCCGCAGGCGCGGGCCCGGGTCGAGGAGCTGCTGCACACCGTGCACCTGGCCGACCTCGCCGACCGACGCGCCCGGGTGCTCTCCCGCGGGCAGAAGCAGCGCCTGGGCCTGGCCCGGGCCCTGGTCAACGACCCCACCGTGCTGCTCCTCGACGAGCCCGCCTCGGGCCTGGACCCGCGCAGCCGCATCGAGCTGCGTGACGTCCTCCGCTCGCTGGCTGCCGAGGGCCGCACCGTGCTGGTCTCCAGCCACATCCTGACCGAGCTGCAGGAGGTGGCCGACCGCGCCGTCATCGTGGCGCGAGGCCGCAGCGTCGAGACCCAGCGCCTCGACGGGGATGCCCTGAATGCCACGCTGACCGGCTGGCGCATCGACTCGCTCGACCCCGACCTGCTCTCCGGCTTCCTGAGCCAGCACCGCGTGCCGGCACAGCCCGTCCACGGCGGGATGCTCGAGGTGGAGGTCGCCGGCGAGGAGAGCGCCGCCCGCCTCCTGACCGACCTCATCGGCGCGGGGGTGCGGGTGACGGCCTTCACCCCGACCCGCGGGGCGCTCGAGTCCGCCTACCTCGCAGCGACGGAGGACCGACAGTGAGCTGGCACGGAGTCACCACGGTTGCCCGCCTGGAGCTGCGCCAGCGCACCCGGGCCTCGAAGTGGGTCGTCGTGCTCGGGATCTGGTTCGCGGTCATCGGCCTGGTCAGCACGCTGAGCCACCTCGCGCTCAACGACCCCGACGCCCAGTCGGGTGCGGCGATGTACGACGTCGTCATCTTCTTCGTCCTCGGCCTGGGCATGCTCGTGGTGCCGTCGCTGACCGCCACGTCGATCAACGGCGACCGGGAGCACGGTGTGCTGGCCACGCTGCAGACGACGCTGCTGACGTCCGCCGACCTGGTGCTGGGCAAGCTCCTGGCCTCGTGGGTCATCTGCGGCGCCTTCCTCGTGACCGCGCTCCCGTTCCTGGTGTGGGCCTGGATCGAGGGCGGGGTCCCCGTCGGGCGCATCCTGCTCTCGCTCGTGGTGCTCATGCTCGTGCTGGCCGTCGTGTGCGCCCTCGGGCTGATGTTCTCGACCCTGACGGCCCGACCGGTCGGCTCGGCCGTGCTGACCTACCTGGCCCTCGGCGCCCTCGTCTTCGGCACCGTGATCAGCTTCGGCCTCTCGGCGTTCCTCGTCAGCGACCAGGAGACGGTCCGGGTGTACGGCATTCCCGAGGAGTTCCACGAGAGCAACATCGAGGCGCCGCCGCTCGACGAGTACGGGAACCCTGTCCCCGGCACCGAGCGCGTGCCCACCCGCGCCGACTGCGTGGAGCACGACCAGACCCGGGAGGTCACCCACACCGAGCGCATCTGGTGGCTCCTGCCGCTCAACCCGTTCGTGGTGGTCGCGGATGCGGCCCCGTCGGACCCGCCGCGCAACCAGGACATGGGCATGGGCTTCACGCCGATGCGGTGGATCAGCGAGGGCTCCCGCGCGGCCCGCGTCGGCGAGACCGGCGCGGTGCGCCAGGAGTGCTGGGTCGACATGGACGCCGGTGAACCGATCGACCCCACGGAGGCGGCGGCGAAGGGTGCGGCGGTGTGGCCCTTCGGCCTGCTCTTCCTGTTGCTGGCCGGCGGAGGTGCCACCACGGTGGCGGAGCGGCGGCTGCGCACCCCGATCCGGCGCCTGCCCAACGGCACCCGGATCGCCTGACGGCGGTGGACCCCCAGCCGCAGACCCTCAGGGGTGCAGCGCGTTGAACTCCGCGTCGGCGACGGTCTCCTCGTCGGCGTCGAGGCGCACGTGGCCCAGAAGCGACAGCAGCACGCGCAGGGCCCGCGCGCCGGAGTCGCCCCAGGACTGCACGTAGCTGAACTGCCACCACCACAGCGCCTCCGTGGTGCGGCCCTCGGCGTGGTGGCGAAGGCCGTGGGAGAGCGCGGAGGCGATCTCCGCGAGGTCACCCGACAGCGACCCGCGCACGACGTGGACGTCGAGCAGCGGGTCGACCACGTGGCCGTACTCGTCGAGGCCCTCGAAGAGGTTGGCCACGCCCTGGCGCAGCGGGTCGACGTCCGCGTCGGGGCCGGGGTCCGGCTCGAAGCGCTCGGCCGGCACGACGTCCTGGATGGCGCCGAGCCGGGCCCCCATGAGCAGGACCTGCGAGAGCGCGAGCAGCGTCATGGGGAGGGCGGCGTCGGGGGCCGCGCCAGAGGCCACCTCGGTCATCGTGTCCAGGAAGGCCTGCGCCTCGTGGGCGGACTCGTCGGCCAGCAGTGACAGCTCGTCGGTGATGTGCTGCTCAGGCATCGAGCAGCCTCCTTCCCTCGAAGGCCCGCCCCAGGGTGACCTCGTCGGCATACTCCAGGTCGCCGCCCACCGGCAGGCCCGAGGCGAGCCGGGTGACCTTCAACCCCATGGGGCGAAGGAAGCGCGCCAGGTAGCTGGCCGTGGCCTCCCCCTCGAGGTTGGGGTCGGTGGCGATGATGATCTCGGTGACCTCGCCCGAGGCAAGCCGCGTCATGAGCTCCTTGATCCTCAGGTCGTCGGGGCCGACACCCTCGATGGGGCTGATCGCTCCGCCGAGCACGTGGTAGCGGCCGCGGAACTCGCGGGTGCGTTCGATGGCGACGACATCCTTGGGCTCCTCCACCACGCAGATCGCGGAGCCGTCACGGCGCGAGTCGGCACAGATGCGGCACTGCTCGGCCTCCGCGACGTTGCCGCAGGTCTCGCAGAAACGGACCTTCTCCTTGACCTCGACCAGCGCGGAGACGAGGCGGCGCACGTCGGCGGGGTCGGCCTGCAGCAGGTGGAACGCGATCCGCTGCGCGCTCTTGGGCCCGACACCGGGCAGCCGGCCGAGCTCGTCGATGAGGTCCTGGACCACGCCTTCGTACACACCACGAGCCTAAGCCCTCGCGGTGACGCTCGGCCGCACCCGGCGTGGCTGGTTCACTGGGACCGTGACCGCCGCCCCCAGCCGTCCCTCGCCGCGCGCCCTGCTCTTGCTGGTCGCGCTGGTCGCCGCCGTGGCCGCTCTCGACGGGTGTGCCGGAGACCCCGTGCCGGATCCGAGCACGGCGCCGCTGGAGGTCGTCCTCGACGGCTGTCAGCTCAACCGCGAGTCCGTGGCGGCCGGCGGCCACACCCTGGCGGTGGTCGGCAGGGGTCGAGCCACCGTCACGGACCCGCGGGGCGCCGTGGTGCTCACCGCTCCCGGTGGCGAGGAGGCGCCGGCAGGGATCGAGCTCGCCAGCGGCACCTACGCCGTGACGTGCGAGCCCGAAGGCGGGCGTGTCGGGGAGGCCGAGCTGCGGGTCACCGCGAGCTGAGCCGAGCGGGGCCGAGCCCGGCTCGGCCCCTGCTCAGACCTCCGACTCAGCCCTCCTCGATGACGCGACCGCCGAGGATGCGCTCGATGACCGGCGGTCCGACCTCGCCCAGGCCCTCGATGTCCTCGTCGTCGTCGCTGGCCGCGCTGTCGTCGGCGACCCGGGCCTCGGGCGTGGCCGCTGGGCCCTCGGCCTCGACGGCGGCCATGGCCCGCTTGAGGTGCGAGATCTGCTGCGCGGGTTCGGCGTCGGAGAAGGCGGGCGCGGCGCTCACCGGCTCGCTGGCCCAGGAGGGGGCGCTGCCCGGGGCGGAGGCCGCGCTCGCCCAGCCGTCGCTCGACTCCGGGATGTGCCTGGCAGCGGCGGCCAGCCCCGGATCACCTGCCGCCCGCGCACCGGCAGCGGTGGCGGGGACCGGCGACGGGGTCGCCGACTCGTGCGGGTTGGACGGCCCTGCGGCTCCCCCGCCAGCTGCGGGCGTCTGCCCCTCCGGGACGAGCACGCACTCGACCCGCGCGTCGACGCCCAGGACGTCGATGAGCGCCTGGCGGATCAGCTCGGTGTGCGGGCCCTGGCGGAAGCGCACGAGCAGGGCGGTCGGCGCGATGCCGAGCTCGAGCCGCTTGCCGTCGTAGCTCTGGACGTGGGCATGGTCGGAGACCAGGGTCCAGGTGACGCGCTTGTTGCGGGACAGCCAGGTGAGCACATCCGGCCACGCGCGGCGGATCGCCGCGGTGTCGATGCCCCCGGTCGCACCCGTGGGCTCCGCGGCGGGCGGGCCGGCTGCCGCTGCAGCGGGCGTGCGCGAGTCGTCAGCGACGACGCGCGCGGACGCGGCCGGCCCCTCCGGCGAGGACGGCTGGTCGTCCGGGGACTGTGCACCGGCCCGTGCCGCGGCCACGGCGGCCCGGGCGGCCGCCACACCGGATGCGGCGCCGCGAGCACCTCCGGGGGCGGCGGGCACCACCGGCTGCTCGGCGGGCGGCGGGTGAGGCGCATCAGCTGCGGGCGGCGGGTGAGGCACATCCGCTGCGGGCGCCTGGGAACGATCGGCCGACGCGGGCGCCTGGGGACGTTCGGTCGTTACGGGCGCCTGCACCGGCACGGCGTGCGAGCGCGCGGCCGCGCCGGACGGGACAGCGGCGGTCGGCACGCCCCCCACCTCGAGGCGACGCTCGATGCGGTCGAGCCGCGCGGCATACCCGCTCTCGCCGGAGGCGGCCGGGAGCAGCACGCGGGCACAGATCAGCTCGAGCTGGAGGCGCGGCGCGGTGGCACCGGTCATCTCGGTGAGGCCTGCGTTGACGATGTCGGCGGCGCGCGACAGCGTGCCCTGGCCGAACGCCGCGGCCTGCTGGCGCATCCGCTCGACCTGGTCCTCGGGCAGCCCGCGCAGCACGGAGGCGGCGCCGTCGGGCACGGCGGCGACGACGATCAGGTCGCGCAGCCGCTCGAGGAGGTCTTCGACGAAGCGCCGCGGGTCGAGGCCGGTCTCGATGACACGGTCGATCTGGGTGAAGACGCCCGCTCCGTCACCGGCGGCGAAGGCGTCGATGATGGCGTCGAGCAGCTCGGCGTCGGTGAAGCCGAGCAGGGCGGCGGCGCTCTCGTAGGTGAGCCCGTCGTCGCCGGAGCCGGCGATGAGCTGGTCGAGCACCGAGAGCGAGTCACGCACCGAGCCGCCGCCGGCGCGGACGACGAACGACAGCACGCCGGGGGCGACCTTCACACCCTCGGACGCGCAGAGCTGCTCCATGTAGTCCTGCAGCCGCTGCGGCGGCACGAGGCGGAACGGGTAGTGGTGGGTGCGGGAGCGGATCGTGCCGATGACCTTCTCGGGCTCGGTCGTCGCGAAGACGAACTTCACGTGCTCCGGCGGCTCCTCGACGATCTTGAGCAGGGCGTTGAAGCCCTGCGGCGTCACCATGTGCGCCTCGTCGATGATGTAGATCTTGTAGCGGCTCTGGGCCGGTCCGTAGGACGCGCGCTCGCGCAGGTCGCGGGCGTCGTCGACACCACCGTGGCTGGCCGCGTCGATCTCGATGACGTCGACCGTGCCCGAGCCACCGCGGGCCAGCGCCACACACGAGTCGCAGGTGCCGCACGGCTCAGGGGTGGGCCCCTGCTCGCAGTTGAGGCAGCGGGCCAGGATGCGCGCGCTGGTCGTCTTGCCACAGCCGCGCGGGCCGGAGAAGAGGTAGGCGTGGTTGACCCGGCCCGTGCGCAGCGCCTGCATGAGCGGCTCCGTCACGTGCTCCTGCCCGATGACGTCGGCGAAGGTCTCGGGGCGGTAGCGGCGGTACAGGGCGGTGCTCACGTGGGGAACCCTAACCGCCGCGGGGGACACCGCGGTATGCCGTGGGCTCGAGGAGGCGAGCCGGTTCAGGGCATCCAGAGCGCGTCGACCGACCGCGAGAGCTGACCCGCTGTGATGACGACGATCACGTTCAGGGCCCAGGCCAACAGGAACGCTTTGCCGCCGCGCAGCCGGTGCTCGTGCTCCTGCCCAGGCGCTGCTGTGGGCCGGACCAGCTCAGCGACGGCGAGCGCGACCAACCCGAGCCCCAAGGGCACCACCGCGGTGAGCCACAGCCAGCCCCATCGCGTCACTCGCGTGGGGCGGTAGGCCAGCAGGACACTGCCGAAGCCGAGCAGGATGGCGGCCCGCCCCGGCCCGAAGGGGGTGTCACCGTAGAGGGGCTGGTAGCTGAGCGGCGCCTCGAGCGGCACCCCGCCTGCCCGCATCTCGCCCACGAGGTCCTGCCAGGGGACCGGGCTGGAGCTCGCGTCGAGGTGCCGGGTCTGGGCGTACGAGCCCTCGACCCAGTACTGGATGCCGGTCGCGACGACGTTGCCCGTCCCCGAACCTGGGAGTCCCGTCGCTTCGTCGAGACCGAGGGTGTCCCAGCCGTCGGCCGTTGCACTGGGAGGCCAGGCTCGTTCGGAGCGGTCGGTGCCGGTGACGCGGTAGGTCACGATCTGGCCGGAGGCGATGTCGGCACGTAGCTGGTCGACGTCCACCGACCGCGGCTCGACGAGCCAGGCCAGTGCCGCCCACACCAGCCACAGCGTGAGCACGAGCATCCCCACCACGGGCCGCGCCCGCTCGGGCCACCCTCGGGTCCCCGTCCCCGCCCCGGCGTCGCCCGCGACCCCCACCAACGTCATCCCCGCATGGTGGCAGAACCACGTCCGGGCGACCCGGGAAACCGCGACCCGAGCACTCGCCGGCGACCCCCAGACGCAAAGGGACACCCCGCGTACCTGGAAGAGCTCGCCTACCCTTGCTGCATTCCTGCCCTGGGGGAGTTCGGTGAGGTACCACCACGCGGGGTGCCGTCGCTGAGTCTAGGGCCACGGTTCGCGATCGCCAAAGCAGGCCTGTCAGGGTCCTCCGCCCGGATTGGGTCGATCGCACCACCCTCCGGTACTCTCCTCGGCGGAGGATTCGCATAGTGGCCTAGTGCGCACGATTGGAAATCGTGTTGGGATAAAACCCTCGGGGGTTCAAATCCCCCATCCTCCGCCAGACGAAGAGACGGACCCCATGCTTTTCCGGGGTCCGTCTCTTCGTCTTTTGGGCGTGCGGGATCTGGAACGAGCGAGCGACGGTTCCCCCATCCTCCGCCGTCGCGCAGCGACGCAGGCAGGCAGGTCACTGTGCCCAGCACCGCAGGGCGCCTCAGGACGACAGCAGGTATGCCGGGTGCTCCGGCGCCGTGCCCGTCGTCGCCACGTGCTCGGCGATGGTCAGCGCCCCGTCGAGCGCGCCGCCGAGCGCCGGCTGGAGCACCTGCCCCGCCTCGGCCAGCCGCTCCCCCAGTGCCGCAGCGACCGGCTCGGCACCGAGCAGGCCGCCGGTGCCCGTCAGCACCGGGGCCGTGAGGCCCGCGGCGGCGGCGAGCAGCGAGTCGGCCAACACCCTGCCGGCCCGGGCGCACAGGTCGGCGGCCACCGGGTCTGTGGCCGCGAGCGCGGTCACGCTCGGTGCGAAGGACGCCAGCGCGTGGGGCGCGTCGGCGGTGGTCATGACCCGCCTCGGCCAGCCGTCGACCGGCCCGAAGCGCTCCTCCCCCGCCGCCAGCAGTGCGGCCGAGCCACCCGGCACACCGTCTCTCGCCCGAAGGGCGGCGCTGAGGCCCTCGAGCCCGAGCCAGGCCGCCGAACCGCGGTCCCCCAGCACGTGGCCCCAGCCGTCGACCCGGTTCCAGTGGTCGCCGAAGTCGGTGCCGAAGGCGACGGCGCCGGTGCCGGCCGCGACCACGGCGCCGGGGCGCAGGCCCCCGAGGGCCCCTGCCAGGCTCGTGACGGCGTCGCTCGTCACCACCGTCCGGCGGGCGCCGAGCACCGCGTGCACCTGGGCCAGCACCTCGCCGCGGTCGGAGAGGAAGAGCAGGCCCCGCATGCCCCAGACGACCACGTCCGGCCCGGTCGCACCGGCGCCGTCGAGCAGGGCTCGGGCGTCGGCCGCGAGGGCGGCGACATCGATCCCGGCAGTGCCCACCCGCGCGCCGGTGCCGGCGAGCACCGGACCCGGCCCGTCGGCATACCGGCACTGCACGCGCAGGCCGGAGCCGCCCACGTCGACACCCACGACCACCCTCACGGCGGTGACCCGATCATGGCTGCGCCCTCCTCGGCAACCCGACAGCCGCCGGAGTCGCTGACAACCCGACTACTTCGTCATCCCGGCCGTCAGGCCGGCCACGATCTGCTTGGTGGCGAGGAGGAAGAGCAGGATCAGCGGCACCGTCGTGATGACCAGCCCGGCGAACACCGCCGAGTAGTTGGTGGCGTTCTCGCCGAAGAAGGTCGTCAGGCCGACGGGGAGGGTGTACTTCGCCTCGTTGCGCAGCAGGACCAGCGGGAAGAGGAAGTCGTTCCAGATGGGCACGAAGCGGAAGACCGCGACCGTGGCCACGGCCGGGCGCACGAGCGGCACCATGATGCGCACGAAGGTCTGCCACGTGCTGGCCCCGTCGAGCTGGGCGGCCTCCTCGAGCTCCACCGGCAGCTGCCGGAAGAACGTCGTGAGGACGAAGATCGAGAACGGCACGCCGGAGGCGCCGTACATGAGCACCAGGCCGAGCCGGGAGTCGATCAGCCCTGCGCCGTCGAAGAGGTAGAAGATCGGCAGGATCGCAAGGTGGATCGGGAGCATCAGGCCGGAGAGGAACAGCGCCTCCAGGGCCCGGAAGATCCGCGACCTCCCCCGGGCGAGCGCGTAGGCCGCCATGGTCGCCACCGCGGTCGACAGCGCCACCGCGCCACAGGTCACCATGAGGGAGTTGGCGAAGTAGGTGGCGAAGCTGCCGACCGTCCATGCCTCGCGGTAGCTGGCCACCGACAGCGGCCACGGGGCACCGAGCGGGTCGGTGATGAGGTCGGCGTTGGTCCGGAACGAGCTGCTGACCATCACCAGGAGCGGCACGAGGGCGACGGCCGCGTAGCCCCAGAGCAGCAGGCTCGCGGTGACGCCGCCGACGGGACGCTGCGCCGTGCGGGTGCGCGTGCGCTCGCCCGCGGTCGCCCAGCGGGTGCGCAGGCCGGGAAGGACGCTCATCCGGTGATCCTCCGCTCGTGGCGCCGCAGCACCGCCGTCGCCGCGATCGCGCCGCCGAAGATGATGACGAAGAGCAGGGTGGCCAGCGCCGAGGAGGTGCCGACGGCGTTGGCGGCGCCGGAGTCGAACGCCGTCCGGTAGAACAGCAGGGAGATGAAGTCCGTCGCGCCGGCGGGGTTGCCGGTGGAGCCGCCGAAGGCGTAGGGCAGCGCGAACGCCTCCATCGCGAAGATGAAGGTCAGCACGCTGACCGTGCCGATGGCCGGGACGAGCAGGGGCAGGGTGATCCTGAAGAAGGCCTGCCGGTGCGACGCCCCGTCCACGCGGGCCGCCTCGTTCAGCTCCTCCGGGACACCGCCGAGCGCCGCACCGTAGAGCAGCACGGGGAAGCCGATCCACTGCCACACGCTCACGAGGATCACGACCCACAAGGCGGTGTCCGGGTCGCCGAGCCACGGGAGGGCCCACTCCTCGAGCCCCACCGCGGTCAGCAGCTGGTTCACCGGGCCGAAGGTCGGCGACAGCAGCAGCGTCCACAGGTAGCCGATGACGATCGGGCTGACGAGGTACGGCATGGCGTACAGCGTCTGGAGCATGCGGCGGGTCCGCGGACGGCGGTGCAGCATCAGCGCCACCGCGAGCCCGATCGTGTTCTGGAAGGCCATCGTGCCCAGGAAGAACAGCACGTTGTGCAGCAGCGCCTGGGGCATGTCCGTCTTGAACGGCGCCCGCGTGAACAGGGTGGTGAAGTGCTCCAGGCCCGCGAAGCCCCCGCGCGTCGTGCCCTGCCAGTGGAAGAAGGCGTAGGAGAACGCCGTCACCATCGGGTAGAGCACGAACACCCCGAAGAGGAGGAGCGCGGGGGCGACGAAGAGCAGGCCTGAGCGGCGACGCATGGTCGGAGAGGCTAACTGGTCCTGAGCGGCTGGCCCCGGCTCAGGCGCCGGGCTTGAACCAGGTCTTGACGCCGGTGTCGAGGTCCTTGCTGACCGTGGCGGCGTCCTTCTTGCCGAGCAGCATCTCCTGGATGCCCTTGCCGAGCAGGTCGGTGCCGGACGGAGTGCCGTAGCGGAAGTCGGTCAGCAGCACGTACGGGGAGCCGTTCTTGTCGTAGTTGGCGCCGATCTGCTGGAGGACCTCGTCCTTGTTCTGCACACCGGGGACCGCCGAGATCTGCTTGACCTCGTCGGCCACCAGCTGGCCGAACTCCTTGGTCGACATCCACTTGACCAGCTCGAGGGCCTCCTCCTGGTGCTTGGACTTCTTGGAGACCGCGAAGTTGCCGTCGGCCCAGCCGGCCGTGGTCGGCTGGGCGCCGCTGGCGGCACCCGGGGCCGGCGGCACCTCGAAGACGCCGATCTGCATCTGCGGGTTGGCCTTCTGCAGCACCGCGAGGTCGAAGGAGCCACCGGGGAACATGGCGGCCTTCTCCGCGGTGAACAGCGTCTGGGCGTCGGTGACGGCGACACCGGCGACGCTCTTGGGCATGAACGGCTCGAGGTCCTTGAGCAGCTTGACCGAGGCGACCCAGTGCGGGTCGGTGAAGTCCTTGGCACCGGACTGCACCGCCTTCTGGAACTCGGCGCCGCCGAACGTCGCACCGCCGACCACCTCGTGCACGATCGGCAGGGTCCAGTCGTCCTTGGCACCGACGGCGATGGGCGTGATGCCCGCGCCCTTGAGCTTGGCGTTGGCGGCCATGAACTCGTCCCAGGTGGTGGGAGCCTTCAGGCCGTTCTTCTCGAACAGGCCCTTGTTGTAGAACATCACGGTCGCCTGGCGGGCCAGCGGCATGGAGTAGAGCTTCCCGTCCTCCTTGCCCTTGGCGCTGGCCAGCACGTTCTCGTCCCAGCCGGACAGGTCGACCTTGCCGTCGAGCGGCACCAGGGAGCCCGAGGCGATGGTCGCCTGGACCTGGCCGTAGGAGCGGACCTGCGGCACGTCGGGGCCGTCGGAGCCGGCGAGGCCGGTGGCCAGGATCTTGTTGTACTCCGTGGCCTTGAACGGCTTGAAGTTGATGGTGACGCCCTCGTGGGCCTTCTCGTACACATCGAAGATCTTGTTGTAGGCGGCCTCGTCCTCGACCCGCCACGACCACACCGTCAGCGTGGTGGCGCCGCCGTCACCGCCACCGGAGTCCCCGCCGCTGGACGGCGCACAGGCGGTGAGGGCGACGCCGCTGCTGAGGGCTGCCAGCGCAACGTACTTCCACGGGGATCGGCGGGTCATGCGGGTTCTCCTGTCGGGACACGTGCCGGGACGGCATTCGGGGTTGCGTGGGTGGTGCTGTCGGGGATCGCGGCCGATGGGCCGGACTGGTCCTGGAGGGCCTTGAGCGCCGTGGCGACCGACCCTCCGTGGCTATCGATCGCGGCCCGCGCCTCCACGGCGCCAACGCCGGCGAGCATCGAGAGCAGCGCGGGCTTGAGCTCCCCGCCTGCCTGCTCGAGTGCGGTGCGCGACTCGTCCTCGCCCGCGCCGCTGGCCTCCTGCAGGATGCGCAGCACCCGGCCGCGCAGCTTGGCATTGGTCGCGACGACGTCGACCATCAGGTTGGACCAGGTGCGGCCGAGACGGATCATCACGGCGGTCGAGAAGGTGTTGAGAACGAGCTTCTGTGCCGTGCCCGCCTTGAGCCGGGTGGAGCCGGTGACCGCCTCGGGCCCGGTGTTGACCGCCAGCAGGTGGTCCGCGCGGGGGGCCAGCTCGGCGTGGGGGTTCGCCGTCACCAGGACCGTGACCGCGCCGCGCTCGCGGGCCGCCTCCAGGGCGCCACCGACGAAGGGCGTGCGCCCCGAGGCGGTGAGGCCGATGGCGATGTCACCGGGCCGCAGGGCCGCCGCCTCCGACCGGCCGAGGTCGACGTCGTCCTCGACGTTCTCCACCGCGCGCAGCAGCGCCTCGGGACCGCCGGCGTGGTGTGCGGTGAACAGGCCGGGAGGGGCGTTGAAGGTCGGCAGCAGCTCGGCGGCGTCGAGCACGGCGAGGCGGCCCGAGGTGCCGGCGCCGAAGTAGTGCACCGCGCCGCCGGCGCGCAGCGAGTCGACGGTGACGTCGACGAGGGCCGCGAGCGCCGGGAGGATCTCGGCCACCGCCGGGGCCACCTTGGCGTCCTCGCTGTTGAGGACCTGCAGCACCTCGAGCGTCGACAGGGTGTCGATGCCGGTCGTGCCGGGGTGCCGGTCCTCGGTGGGCGCACTCACCCTGACGTCGTGTGTCACGCGGCCGAGGTTAGTTTCCTACGGGCCCTACGTCAATGATGTGAACCAGTAACATTCCGGCCACGAAGACCGTGACTGAGGGACGCGTGAGCGAAGGACGTCAGAGGAGCCGGTGCCCGGAGACCGCGTCACGGGTCTCCTCCACGGCCTTGCGGGCGCGCTTGAGGTGGCGCTGCGCGACGGCGATGTACAGGCAGTCGACCACCGTGAGTGCCGCGATCCGGCTGGCGGTCGCCCCCGAGCGCAGGCTGGTCTCCCGCGCCGCGGTGGTGAGGACCAGGTCTGCGGTCGAGGCGAGTCGGGAGAGGGGGAAGTTGGTGATCGCGATGGTGGTGGCGCCGCGCTTCCCGGCCGCCTCCAGCGACTCGATGGTCTCCTTGGTCGTGCCGGAGTGCGAGATGCCGATCGCGACGTCCTTGCGGGCCAGCAGGGTGGCGCTGGTCAGCGCGATGTGCGGGTCGTTCCACGCGAAGGCCATGGCGCCGATGCGGTGGAGCTTCTGCTGCAGGTCGATCCCGACGATGGCGCTGGCGCCGATGCCGTAGATGTCCACCCGCTTGGCGGCTGCGATCGCGGCCGCCGCGGCGGCGAGGGCCTGCCGGTCGAGCTGCTGCGCAGTCTCCTCGACGGCGCTCGCGTCGGCGAAGGACACCTTGGCGATGATGTCGTCGATGCTGTCCTTGGCGCTGATGTCCGAGGTCTTGGCGGCGCTCACCCGAGGCTGCGCCGACTCCTCTGCCAGCGCCAGCCGCAGCTGCGGGT
This Knoellia sp. p5-6-4 DNA region includes the following protein-coding sequences:
- a CDS encoding BadF/BadG/BcrA/BcrD ATPase family protein; amino-acid sequence: MRVVVGVDVGGSGLRVQCRYADGPGPVLAGTGARVGTAGIDVAALAADARALLDGAGATGPDVVVWGMRGLLFLSDRGEVLAQVHAVLGARRTVVTSDAVTSLAGALGGLRPGAVVAAGTGAVAFGTDFGDHWNRVDGWGHVLGDRGSAAWLGLEGLSAALRARDGVPGGSAALLAAGEERFGPVDGWPRRVMTTADAPHALASFAPSVTALAATDPVAADLCARAGRVLADSLLAAAAGLTAPVLTGTGGLLGAEPVAAALGERLAEAGQVLQPALGGALDGALTIAEHVATTGTAPEHPAYLLSS
- a CDS encoding carbohydrate ABC transporter permease, with protein sequence MSVLPGLRTRWATAGERTRTRTAQRPVGGVTASLLLWGYAAVALVPLLVMVSSSFRTNADLITDPLGAPWPLSVASYREAWTVGSFATYFANSLMVTCGAVALSTAVATMAAYALARGRSRIFRALEALFLSGLMLPIHLAILPIFYLFDGAGLIDSRLGLVLMYGASGVPFSIFVLTTFFRQLPVELEEAAQLDGASTWQTFVRIMVPLVRPAVATVAVFRFVPIWNDFLFPLVLLRNEAKYTLPVGLTTFFGENATNYSAVFAGLVITTVPLILLFLLATKQIVAGLTAGMTK
- a CDS encoding sugar ABC transporter permease; its protein translation is MRRRSGLLFVAPALLLFGVFVLYPMVTAFSYAFFHWQGTTRGGFAGLEHFTTLFTRAPFKTDMPQALLHNVLFFLGTMAFQNTIGLAVALMLHRRPRTRRMLQTLYAMPYLVSPIVIGYLWTLLLSPTFGPVNQLLTAVGLEEWALPWLGDPDTALWVVILVSVWQWIGFPVLLYGAALGGVPEELNEAARVDGASHRQAFFRITLPLLVPAIGTVSVLTFIFAMEAFALPYAFGGSTGNPAGATDFISLLFYRTAFDSGAANAVGTSSALATLLFVIIFGGAIAATAVLRRHERRITG
- a CDS encoding extracellular solute-binding protein gives rise to the protein MTRRSPWKYVALAALSSGVALTACAPSSGGDSGGGDGGATTLTVWSWRVEDEAAYNKIFDVYEKAHEGVTINFKPFKATEYNKILATGLAGSDGPDVPQVRSYGQVQATIASGSLVPLDGKVDLSGWDENVLASAKGKEDGKLYSMPLARQATVMFYNKGLFEKNGLKAPTTWDEFMAANAKLKGAGITPIAVGAKDDWTLPIVHEVVGGATFGGAEFQKAVQSGAKDFTDPHWVASVKLLKDLEPFMPKSVAGVAVTDAQTLFTAEKAAMFPGGSFDLAVLQKANPQMQIGVFEVPPAPGAASGAQPTTAGWADGNFAVSKKSKHQEEALELVKWMSTKEFGQLVADEVKQISAVPGVQNKDEVLQQIGANYDKNGSPYVLLTDFRYGTPSGTDLLGKGIQEMLLGKKDAATVSKDLDTGVKTWFKPGA
- a CDS encoding N-acetylmuramic acid 6-phosphate etherase — protein: MTHDVRVSAPTEDRHPGTTGIDTLSTLEVLQVLNSEDAKVAPAVAEILPALAALVDVTVDSLRAGGAVHYFGAGTSGRLAVLDAAELLPTFNAPPGLFTAHHAGGPEALLRAVENVEDDVDLGRSEAAALRPGDIAIGLTASGRTPFVGGALEAARERGAVTVLVTANPHAELAPRADHLLAVNTGPEAVTGSTRLKAGTAQKLVLNTFSTAVMIRLGRTWSNLMVDVVATNAKLRGRVLRILQEASGAGEDESRTALEQAGGELKPALLSMLAGVGAVEARAAIDSHGGSVATALKALQDQSGPSAAIPDSTTHATPNAVPARVPTGEPA